A genomic stretch from Cetobacterium sp. NK01 includes:
- the lysA gene encoding diaminopimelate decarboxylase produces MKYLGTMTNVDGVLEIGGVSVKELQEKYGTPLYVYDLEFMEKNIKDLKESFVSEKFKTTIVYASKAYLSKGMAQIIEKNGLDIDAVSGGELYTILTSSFPTKRVHMHGNNKSLEEIEMCVKNGIGSIILDNRFEAEKVALVCRKFNKKMNVMLRLNIGIDAHTHEYIKTSKHSSKFGESIFDKDIVKIVKDIVDRPELNFLGFHSHIGSQIFDELAFCEGVETMVEFTKKISEKLNIYIPDINIGGGFGVRYTQEDTDVNLKKIMKKIIRCLENSLVKEGIDIKNVTIEPGRSIVAQAGSTLYMVGGEKETYGGEKYIFIDGGMTDNIRPALYQAKYESIVANKLNETEKEIVTIAGKCCESGDIIAKNVRLGKCRENDLILVSCTGAYGHSMSSNYNKALKPAVVFVKDGKSYLVSKRESYDDLTKNDILLENIF; encoded by the coding sequence GTGAAATATTTAGGAACAATGACTAATGTAGATGGAGTTTTAGAAATAGGTGGAGTTTCTGTAAAAGAATTGCAGGAAAAGTATGGCACTCCTCTTTATGTTTATGATTTAGAGTTTATGGAGAAAAATATAAAAGATTTAAAGGAATCTTTTGTCAGTGAAAAATTTAAAACAACTATAGTTTATGCTTCAAAAGCTTATTTATCTAAAGGAATGGCTCAAATTATTGAAAAGAATGGACTTGATATTGATGCTGTTTCAGGTGGAGAGCTGTACACTATTTTAACTTCGAGTTTTCCTACAAAAAGAGTTCATATGCACGGTAATAATAAATCTTTAGAAGAGATTGAGATGTGTGTAAAAAACGGGATTGGGAGTATTATTTTAGATAATAGATTTGAAGCTGAAAAAGTTGCACTTGTGTGTAGAAAATTTAATAAAAAAATGAATGTTATGTTAAGATTAAATATTGGAATAGATGCTCATACTCATGAATATATAAAAACATCAAAGCACTCATCTAAGTTTGGGGAGTCTATTTTTGATAAAGATATTGTTAAAATAGTTAAGGATATTGTAGATAGACCTGAGTTAAATTTTTTAGGATTTCATAGTCATATTGGATCTCAGATTTTTGATGAGTTAGCTTTTTGCGAAGGTGTTGAAACTATGGTTGAGTTCACAAAGAAAATTTCAGAAAAACTTAATATATACATTCCAGATATAAATATTGGAGGAGGGTTTGGAGTTAGATATACCCAAGAGGATACTGATGTTAATCTGAAAAAAATCATGAAAAAAATCATCAGATGTTTAGAAAATAGTTTAGTAAAAGAAGGGATAGATATAAAAAATGTAACTATAGAACCTGGGCGATCTATCGTAGCTCAAGCTGGAAGTACTCTTTATATGGTTGGTGGTGAAAAAGAAACATATGGTGGTGAAAAATATATTTTTATTGATGGAGGAATGACGGATAATATAAGACCAGCTCTTTATCAAGCTAAATATGAGAGTATCGTTGCAAATAAACTTAATGAAACAGAGAAAGAGATTGTAACTATTGCTGGTAAATGTTGTGAATCGGGAGATATCATAGCTAAAAATGTAAGGTTAGGAAAATGTAGGGAAAATGATTTAATTCTTGTTAGCTGTACAGGGGCATATGGACATTCTATGAGTAGTAATTACAATAAAGCTTTAAAACCAGCAGTGGTATTTGTAAAAGATGGAAAAAGTTATCTTGTTTCTAAAAGAGAAAGTTATGATGATTTAACAAAAAATGATATACTATTGGAAAATATATTTTAA
- the murI gene encoding glutamate racemase, whose amino-acid sequence MKVGVFDSGVGGLTVLKELLKELSSTEFIYYGDSFNSPYGTKTIEDIQKLCYKISKFLINKDVDLIVIACNTATVASLDYLKEKFPTLPIIGVINPGATMALRESKNKKIGVLSTPLTAKTNAYKNVIQNLNENYEVYQQGCELLCPMIEKGWKDNEESHNILKNYIENLPKDIDTLILGCTHYPYLEEKIRDIAKCTIVNPAKETARLVGEQLKKLKSIANLKNYNKISYYVTGDLENFITVREQLLDQKMVNVYKI is encoded by the coding sequence ATGAAAGTAGGAGTTTTTGATTCTGGTGTTGGTGGGTTAACAGTTTTAAAAGAGTTATTAAAAGAGTTAAGTTCTACTGAATTTATCTATTATGGTGATAGTTTTAACTCCCCATATGGAACTAAAACAATTGAGGATATTCAAAAACTTTGTTATAAAATTAGTAAATTTTTAATAAATAAAGATGTTGATCTCATAGTCATAGCTTGCAACACAGCTACTGTAGCTTCTCTAGATTATTTAAAAGAAAAGTTTCCTACTCTTCCAATTATAGGTGTTATAAATCCAGGGGCTACTATGGCACTAAGAGAAAGTAAAAATAAAAAAATTGGAGTGCTTTCAACTCCATTAACAGCTAAAACAAATGCTTATAAAAATGTTATACAAAATTTAAATGAAAATTATGAGGTATATCAACAAGGATGTGAACTGCTTTGCCCTATGATAGAGAAAGGTTGGAAGGACAATGAGGAGTCTCACAATATTTTAAAAAATTATATCGAAAATTTACCTAAGGATATTGATACTCTAATTTTAGGTTGTACTCACTACCCATACTTAGAAGAAAAAATTAGAGATATAGCTAAGTGTACTATAGTTAATCCAGCTAAGGAAACTGCTAGATTAGTTGGTGAACAATTAAAAAAATTAAAAAGTATTGCAAATTTAAAAAATTATAATAAAATAAGTTACTATGTAACTGGAGATTTAGAAAATTTTATAACTGTTAGGGAACAGCTATTGGATCAAAAAATGGTTAATGTATATAAAATTTAA
- a CDS encoding nuclear transport factor 2 family protein produces MTPKQILNKWVDAFNQADADSLANLYDDNAINHQVANEPVIGKMAIKEMFKNEFSTAKMVCIVENIFEDGQWAIMEWKDPVGFRGCGFFHIVNNKIIFQRGYWDKLSFLKQNNLPIDF; encoded by the coding sequence ATGACACCGAAACAAATTTTAAACAAGTGGGTAGATGCATTTAATCAAGCTGATGCAGACTCCTTAGCAAATCTTTACGATGATAATGCAATAAATCATCAAGTAGCCAATGAGCCAGTAATCGGAAAAATGGCTATAAAAGAAATGTTTAAAAATGAATTTTCAACTGCAAAAATGGTTTGTATAGTTGAAAATATTTTTGAAGATGGACAATGGGCTATTATGGAATGGAAGGATCCAGTTGGCTTTAGAGGATGTGGATTTTTTCATATAGTTAATAATAAAATTATATTTCAAAGAGGATATTGGGATAAACTCTCTTTTTTAAAACAAAATAATCTACCTATAGATTTTTAA
- a CDS encoding DUF3870 domain-containing protein: MKEKYIVGTAKTSIDNAITKNYNSFFVGFIIDENGKILDVEASAILKITNDFIKKIFVGKDFIKDFEEISSIILKNYLGSSQKSIIVAYKDAIKKYNQSAN; this comes from the coding sequence ATGAAAGAAAAGTATATTGTTGGGACTGCAAAAACGTCTATAGATAATGCAATAACTAAAAATTATAACAGCTTTTTTGTGGGTTTTATCATTGATGAAAATGGAAAAATTTTAGATGTTGAAGCTTCTGCAATTTTAAAGATAACGAATGATTTTATTAAAAAAATCTTTGTTGGAAAAGACTTTATAAAAGATTTTGAAGAGATAAGTTCTATCATATTAAAAAATTATTTAGGATCCTCTCAAAAATCTATAATCGTAGCCTATAAAGACGCTATAAAAAAATATAATCAATCAGCGAATTAA
- a CDS encoding M20 metallopeptidase family protein has translation MNIELLKKHSENIKNWLVKVRRDFHEHPELGTQEFRTHDKICEYLDEMNIPHRTSFDTGVIAEIEGENKNITIALRGDIDALPIQDIKSVDYASKNSGICHACGHDVHTTVVLGVAKYFYETKEKPPVNIRLFFQPAEETVGGAKPMIEDGALDGVNAVYGLHVDETIDVGKIGIKYGAMNASSDTLKIKIKGESCHGAYPSRGVDALLIASHVIIALQSIVSRNLDARESGVITIGTINGGTAGNIISNEIELRGTLRTLDPDVRARMKKRIEEIVTTLPLAFGGKGEINIEPGYTALINHDKSVDIIKKSATELFGENSIYEKKLANMGVEDFAYFIENTEGAFFTLGVRNTEKNIKTQAHNGNFDIDEEAIVNGVMMQILNVYNSI, from the coding sequence ATGAATATAGAACTTTTAAAAAAACACAGCGAAAATATAAAAAATTGGTTAGTAAAGGTGAGGAGAGATTTTCATGAGCACCCAGAATTAGGAACTCAAGAGTTTAGAACTCACGATAAAATTTGTGAATATTTAGATGAGATGAATATTCCTCATAGAACTTCATTTGACACAGGAGTTATAGCTGAGATTGAGGGAGAAAATAAAAATATAACGATAGCATTAAGAGGGGATATAGATGCACTTCCTATACAGGATATAAAAAGTGTAGATTATGCTTCAAAAAATAGTGGAATTTGCCATGCCTGTGGACATGATGTACACACAACTGTAGTTTTAGGAGTGGCAAAATATTTTTATGAAACAAAGGAGAAGCCACCTGTAAATATAAGATTATTTTTTCAACCTGCTGAAGAAACTGTTGGAGGGGCAAAACCTATGATTGAAGATGGAGCTCTTGATGGAGTTAATGCTGTTTATGGATTACATGTAGATGAAACTATAGATGTTGGAAAAATTGGAATAAAGTATGGAGCTATGAATGCTTCTTCAGATACCTTAAAAATAAAGATAAAGGGAGAAAGTTGTCATGGTGCTTATCCAAGTAGAGGCGTGGATGCACTTTTAATAGCATCTCATGTTATTATTGCTCTACAGAGTATTGTGAGTAGAAATTTAGATGCTAGAGAATCTGGTGTAATAACAATTGGAACAATAAATGGTGGAACTGCTGGGAATATTATATCAAATGAGATTGAGCTTAGAGGAACTTTGAGAACTTTAGATCCAGATGTTAGAGCTAGAATGAAAAAAAGAATTGAAGAGATTGTAACAACTCTACCTTTAGCTTTTGGTGGAAAGGGTGAGATTAATATAGAGCCTGGTTATACAGCTTTAATAAACCATGATAAATCTGTAGATATTATTAAAAAAAGTGCTACTGAACTTTTTGGAGAGAATAGTATCTATGAAAAAAAGTTAGCCAATATGGGAGTGGAAGACTTTGCGTATTTCATTGAAAACACTGAGGGAGCATTTTTTACTTTAGGAGTTAGAAATACCGAGAAAAATATAAAAACTCAGGCTCATAATGGAAACTTTGATATTGATGAGGAAGCAATTGTTAATGGAGTAATGATGCAAATATTAAATGTATATAACTCAATTTAA
- a CDS encoding winged helix-turn-helix transcriptional regulator, giving the protein MISKERKEKYKCSIEYTLSFIGGKWKPIILWYLGIEGTHRYGELKNKLNGINHKMLTQQLKELVEDGLVNRVEYTQIPPKVEYSMTERGMQFIDILKLMHEWGSNN; this is encoded by the coding sequence ATGATAAGTAAAGAGAGAAAAGAAAAATATAAATGTTCTATAGAATATACATTGTCTTTTATTGGTGGAAAATGGAAGCCTATCATATTATGGTATCTAGGTATTGAAGGAACTCACAGATACGGAGAACTAAAGAACAAATTAAATGGAATAAACCACAAAATGTTAACCCAACAATTAAAAGAACTTGTAGAAGATGGTTTAGTAAATAGAGTTGAATATACACAGATTCCACCTAAAGTTGAATATTCTATGACAGAAAGAGGAATGCAATTTATCGATATTTTAAAACTTATGCATGAATGGGGAAGTAATAATTAA
- a CDS encoding serine hydrolase, which translates to MKRFDQLKSNLQNIINEFSGKVGIIVKVDGEEIFSKNESKIFQSASLIKLFILEALLEKISQGELSYSDKKSVDSMEKVPGFGVLKVLDDNLSVTIKDLATLMITLSDNTATNMLIDILGINYIQSFIEKKSYYETQLQRKMYDSEARERGLDNFTSARDTLKVLENLYCDETALFILKNQLCNSKIPLYFFRKVEIAHKTGDLTNIEHDAGRIFFKNSFVDLIILAEGENKEAVLLNNRLGECIYENFKNC; encoded by the coding sequence ATGAAAAGATTTGATCAACTAAAATCTAATTTACAAAATATAATTAATGAATTTTCAGGAAAAGTAGGCATTATAGTTAAGGTTGATGGAGAAGAGATATTTTCTAAAAATGAAAGTAAAATTTTTCAATCAGCTAGTTTGATAAAGCTTTTTATTTTAGAGGCACTCCTAGAAAAAATATCTCAAGGTGAATTATCTTATAGTGATAAAAAAAGTGTGGATTCAATGGAAAAAGTTCCAGGTTTCGGAGTTTTAAAAGTTTTAGACGACAATTTAAGTGTGACAATAAAAGATTTAGCGACACTTATGATAACTTTAAGTGATAATACAGCTACGAACATGTTGATAGATATTTTAGGAATAAATTACATTCAAAGTTTTATTGAGAAAAAAAGTTACTATGAGACTCAACTTCAAAGAAAAATGTATGACTCTGAAGCTAGAGAGAGGGGATTAGACAATTTTACAAGTGCTAGAGATACCCTAAAAGTTTTAGAAAATCTATATTGTGATGAGACAGCACTTTTTATTCTAAAAAATCAACTGTGTAACTCTAAAATTCCTCTATATTTTTTTAGAAAAGTAGAGATAGCCCATAAAACTGGTGATTTAACAAATATAGAGCATGATGCAGGAAGAATATTTTTCAAAAATAGCTTTGTAGATTTGATTATTTTAGCAGAGGGAGAAAATAAAGAAGCTGTTCTCTTAAATAATAGATTGGGTGAATGTATATATGAAAACTTTAAAAACTGTTGA
- a CDS encoding calcium-translocating P-type ATPase, PMCA-type, with protein sequence MKEKNIFYKNEIKTIYNILESKETGLSKEQVDKWLESNKKNVLSKIPEKSFLTRVIVALSEPMVKVLIVAIFLTILINIISIVEHQEPDWGQTIGIIFSVILATTVTVFMEKKSQDAFSALKKIGDTGTIKVLRNNIISIISTEDIFPGDIIFINTGDKVPADGRIIECFDLSIDESMLTGESVAARKIQEPLEGEDFSLGERLNMVYSGTFVIGGSAKIIVTAIGDDTEIGKISQSVQVEYNILTPLQKELGSLGKKIAIVGIGISIIVFCLKIFNYHIDNNLTLSNIAQAITICIVLIVSTIPEGLPTMIAATLALGVMRLSKDNALVKKLAVCESIGAIDVICSDKTGTLTENKMSVVNIMSLNRDLIFKNIYFNNSSLLKGNFDTQKEFVGNPTEVALLNYYRENFKELNFKENKVIYQYPFSSSKKSMGTVITNSLEKENYLLLFKGAPEKVFEVSNLSSEEKNTQMKLIIKEQNLGRRVLAFSHKIFIKNEDWRTNESNLLKNFTYDGFVSISDPIRKEVFEAIDICQKANIDIKILTGDSMFTATTVANELGLIKENSLILEAKEIDQMSEYELNGKLKNIAVIGRSNPLTKLRVVNALMESGKSVAVTGDGINDAPSLKRAEVGIAMGIAGTEVSKETADIVLLNDSFATIVKAIESGRGIYENFQKFIQFQQTVNVAALFLILIFELLDWGTPLKPIQILWINIMMDGPLAISLSFEKTRKYIMYEPPRDKSKSIMTEDLWIGILANALFMVLVITFFVRVFHINKEMVPTYTFNLFAFLVTLNVYNCKSINKKSVLYNLFDNKTLNIIFLVTIIIQIFIGLFLRRLFSLNFLDFNEYLIIFAFSFLIVIFSESLKFLRRILSR encoded by the coding sequence ATGAAGGAAAAAAATATTTTCTATAAAAATGAAATTAAGACAATTTATAATATTTTAGAAAGTAAAGAAACTGGTTTATCTAAAGAACAAGTTGATAAATGGTTAGAATCTAATAAAAAAAATGTACTGAGTAAAATTCCAGAAAAATCATTTTTAACTAGAGTTATAGTTGCTCTTTCAGAACCTATGGTAAAAGTTCTTATCGTTGCTATTTTTTTAACTATTTTAATAAATATTATTTCTATTGTAGAACATCAAGAACCTGACTGGGGCCAAACTATTGGAATAATTTTTTCTGTTATATTGGCGACAACTGTAACTGTATTTATGGAAAAAAAATCTCAAGATGCCTTTTCAGCTTTAAAAAAAATTGGAGATACTGGAACTATAAAAGTATTAAGAAATAATATTATATCTATAATCTCTACTGAAGATATTTTTCCAGGAGATATTATTTTTATAAATACTGGAGATAAAGTTCCTGCTGATGGTAGAATAATCGAGTGCTTTGATCTATCTATTGATGAATCTATGCTTACTGGAGAAAGTGTTGCAGCAAGAAAAATACAAGAACCATTAGAAGGAGAGGACTTTTCTTTAGGTGAAAGATTAAATATGGTGTATTCTGGAACTTTTGTAATAGGTGGATCAGCTAAAATTATAGTTACGGCCATAGGAGATGATACGGAAATTGGGAAAATTTCTCAATCTGTACAAGTTGAATATAATATATTAACACCTCTTCAAAAGGAGCTTGGAAGTTTAGGAAAGAAAATTGCTATTGTAGGAATTGGAATTTCTATTATTGTATTTTGTTTAAAGATTTTTAATTACCACATAGATAACAATCTCACATTATCTAATATTGCTCAAGCTATTACAATTTGTATTGTTCTTATTGTATCAACAATACCTGAAGGATTACCAACAATGATAGCTGCAACATTAGCTCTTGGTGTAATGAGACTTTCAAAAGATAATGCTCTTGTCAAAAAACTTGCTGTTTGTGAATCTATTGGAGCAATAGATGTGATTTGTTCTGATAAAACAGGAACATTAACAGAAAATAAAATGAGTGTTGTAAATATAATGAGTTTAAATAGAGATTTAATTTTTAAAAATATATACTTTAATAATAGTAGTTTATTAAAAGGAAACTTTGATACACAAAAAGAGTTTGTAGGAAATCCAACAGAAGTAGCACTTTTAAATTATTACAGAGAAAATTTTAAAGAATTAAATTTTAAAGAAAATAAAGTTATATATCAGTATCCTTTTAGTTCTAGTAAAAAGAGTATGGGAACTGTAATTACAAATAGTTTAGAAAAAGAAAACTATTTGCTTCTTTTTAAAGGAGCACCTGAGAAAGTATTTGAAGTATCTAACCTTTCTTCTGAAGAAAAAAATACTCAAATGAAATTAATTATTAAAGAACAAAATTTAGGTAGAAGAGTATTAGCTTTTTCTCATAAAATTTTTATAAAAAATGAAGATTGGAGAACAAATGAAAGTAACCTCTTAAAAAATTTTACTTATGATGGATTTGTATCTATATCTGATCCAATTAGAAAAGAAGTTTTTGAAGCTATTGATATTTGTCAAAAAGCTAATATAGATATTAAAATATTAACAGGAGACAGTATGTTTACCGCAACAACAGTGGCCAATGAATTAGGTCTTATTAAAGAAAACTCATTAATACTCGAGGCTAAAGAAATTGATCAAATGAGCGAATATGAACTAAATGGGAAGCTAAAAAATATTGCTGTTATTGGAAGAAGTAATCCTTTAACTAAATTAAGAGTTGTAAATGCCTTAATGGAAAGTGGAAAGTCTGTTGCTGTTACAGGAGATGGAATAAATGATGCACCTTCTTTAAAGCGAGCTGAAGTTGGAATTGCTATGGGAATTGCTGGAACAGAAGTTTCTAAGGAAACAGCAGATATTGTATTATTGAATGACTCTTTTGCAACTATTGTAAAAGCAATCGAATCTGGAAGAGGTATTTATGAAAATTTCCAAAAATTTATTCAATTTCAACAAACAGTAAATGTTGCAGCACTATTTTTAATATTAATATTTGAACTTTTAGATTGGGGAACGCCTTTGAAACCAATACAAATTCTTTGGATTAATATAATGATGGATGGTCCTCTTGCTATATCTTTAAGTTTTGAAAAAACAAGAAAATATATAATGTATGAACCTCCAAGAGATAAAAGCAAAAGTATAATGACTGAAGATTTATGGATAGGTATTTTAGCTAATGCCTTATTTATGGTTTTAGTTATAACATTTTTTGTTAGAGTTTTTCATATAAATAAAGAGATGGTTCCTACTTATACATTTAATTTATTTGCATTTCTTGTAACACTTAATGTTTACAATTGTAAGAGTATTAACAAAAAATCTGTATTGTATAATTTATTTGATAATAAAACTCTTAATATAATTTTTCTAGTCACAATAATAATTCAAATATTTATTGGATTGTTTCTTAGACGATTGTTTTCTTTAAATTTTTTAGATTTTAATGAATATTTAATTATATTTGCTTTTTCATTTTTAATAGTTATTTTTTCTGAATCTTTAAAATTTTTAAGAAGAATTTTAAGTAGATAA
- a CDS encoding lactoylglutathione lyase family protein, producing MYPRNFSHIGISVPNLEEAVKFYKEVMNWYVIMEPTLVKEEKETAIGMMCIDVFGEGWKEFKIAHLSTGDGIGIEMFEFPQNDKPKHEFNPYPTGVFHFSVKDPNIEQLTAKIIGAGGKQRMPIREYYPGEKPYKMVYCEDPFGNIIEIYTHSYEMHYGAGAYQHEL from the coding sequence ATGTATCCAAGAAATTTTTCACACATAGGAATATCAGTACCAAATTTAGAGGAGGCTGTTAAATTTTATAAAGAGGTTATGAACTGGTATGTTATAATGGAACCTACATTAGTTAAGGAAGAAAAAGAAACAGCAATAGGAATGATGTGTATTGATGTTTTTGGAGAAGGGTGGAAAGAATTTAAAATAGCTCACCTTTCAACAGGTGATGGAATAGGAATTGAAATGTTTGAGTTTCCTCAAAATGATAAACCTAAACATGAATTTAATCCATATCCAACAGGAGTATTTCATTTTTCAGTAAAGGACCCCAACATAGAGCAATTAACTGCTAAAATTATAGGAGCAGGTGGAAAGCAAAGAATGCCAATTAGAGAATATTATCCAGGAGAAAAACCATATAAAATGGTTTATTGTGAAGATCCATTTGGAAATATTATAGAAATTTATACTCATTCATATGAGATGCACTATGGGGCTGGAGCTTATCAACACGAATTATAA
- a CDS encoding N-acyl-D-amino-acid deacylase family protein: MKTLKTVDEKKYDLVIENGTVVFGSLKEKELLNIGIMGDKIEAISKDKLIGKKIIDARNLYVTPGFIDIHSHSDISGFIYESCPSKVYQGVTSEINGNCGIGIFPWSDENRENLKKYIQTHSDINYYPLDLSKTKSFLDLKKFLEKGKLVTNQGFLVGAGCIRIAIMGFKSSEANESEIEKMKRLLEKQFEEGALGISFGLIYQPGNFMSQREILELLKVVKKYDRVASFHMRDEVNEIEKSIEEVIYYGRETRAKVNVSHLKVMNKKNWGKSRKIIEMLEKASKSGVSISFDQYPYEATCTNLFVLIPQNIFDGDIETFIKEIPNFSDKVMSLIREKIEKRGGSNNILVSNSYLKDTYFNGKTISEISKHLNLSEEKTVLYILEKSKGKAQAIYFSMDLKDVKEFFKSDLGVIASDGNSLPMEDKFRLGNPHPRNFGTFPKYIWMIKDEVSIEKIINRITERPAKLFRLEGRGEIKNGNFADITIFDLDKIKDSSTFENSFQFPVGIEYVIINGKIVLKDKKICSENFGYILEKKSLSLILKEIR, from the coding sequence ATGAAAACTTTAAAAACTGTTGATGAAAAAAAATATGATTTAGTTATAGAAAATGGAACTGTTGTCTTTGGTAGTCTCAAAGAAAAAGAACTTCTAAATATAGGAATAATGGGAGATAAAATTGAGGCTATCTCTAAAGATAAACTGATTGGAAAGAAAATTATTGATGCTAGGAATCTTTATGTGACTCCAGGATTTATAGATATTCATAGTCACTCAGATATTTCTGGATTTATATATGAAAGTTGCCCAAGTAAAGTTTATCAAGGAGTGACATCAGAAATTAATGGAAATTGTGGAATAGGAATCTTTCCGTGGTCAGATGAGAATAGAGAAAATCTTAAAAAGTATATTCAAACTCATTCAGATATAAATTATTATCCACTAGATTTAAGTAAAACTAAATCTTTTTTAGATTTAAAAAAATTTTTAGAAAAGGGAAAACTTGTAACTAATCAAGGATTTCTTGTTGGAGCTGGGTGTATTCGAATAGCTATAATGGGGTTTAAGTCAAGCGAGGCCAATGAAAGTGAAATTGAAAAGATGAAGAGACTTTTGGAAAAACAATTTGAGGAGGGTGCCCTTGGAATATCTTTTGGATTGATATATCAACCAGGAAATTTTATGAGCCAAAGGGAGATTCTAGAACTTTTAAAAGTTGTAAAAAAGTATGATAGAGTTGCATCTTTTCATATGAGAGATGAGGTTAATGAAATTGAAAAATCCATAGAAGAGGTTATTTATTACGGTAGAGAAACTAGAGCAAAGGTCAATGTTTCCCACTTAAAAGTTATGAACAAAAAAAATTGGGGAAAGTCTAGAAAAATTATAGAGATGTTAGAGAAAGCTTCTAAATCTGGAGTATCAATATCTTTTGATCAATATCCTTATGAAGCTACTTGTACAAATCTTTTTGTTCTTATACCTCAAAATATTTTCGATGGAGATATAGAAACTTTTATAAAGGAGATTCCTAATTTCTCTGATAAAGTGATGTCTTTAATAAGAGAAAAGATTGAAAAAAGAGGGGGAAGTAATAATATTTTGGTATCTAATAGTTATTTAAAAGATACTTATTTCAATGGAAAAACAATCTCTGAGATTTCAAAACATCTAAATTTAAGTGAAGAAAAAACTGTTTTATATATACTTGAAAAATCTAAAGGAAAGGCTCAAGCTATATATTTCTCTATGGATTTAAAGGATGTAAAGGAGTTTTTTAAAAGTGATTTGGGAGTTATTGCTAGTGATGGGAACTCTTTACCAATGGAGGATAAATTTAGATTGGGAAATCCTCATCCGAGAAATTTTGGGACATTTCCAAAATATATATGGATGATTAAAGATGAGGTTTCAATAGAAAAAATAATAAATAGAATTACCGAGAGACCAGCTAAACTCTTTAGATTAGAGGGACGTGGAGAGATTAAAAATGGAAACTTTGCAGATATTACCATTTTTGATTTGGATAAAATTAAAGATAGTTCTACTTTTGAAAACTCTTTTCAATTTCCAGTGGGGATAGAATATGTTATTATAAATGGAAAAATAGTTTTAAAAGATAAAAAAATTTGCTCAGAAAATTTTGGATATATTTTAGAAAAAAAAAGTCTAAGTTTGATATTAAAAGAAATTAGATAA